The Gemmatimonadales bacterium genome includes a window with the following:
- a CDS encoding UvrD-helicase domain-containing protein, with protein sequence MNRPTPRQWDAIRAVDEHLLVTAGAGTGKTTTVVGRILYLVGAEIEGERLAEERRVSLRDIAAITFTNAAAADLKAKLRTELRAAGLGDVAYEVDGARIGTIHGFCGAILREFALRTHRNPAMRVLEEGEGAAFVAETVHEAVLQALEDDDVPGINELFSVWTVGEVEDWLCDLAADGMRLDRIAAKAGELGPLERTVVKLANLARTAVEQRLLRTSSVDFGRMIAWTRDLLGGYPLARRALQRRIHTLIVDEFQDVDPVQQEIAWLLGEPESRRADTTRLMLVGDPKQSIYRFRRADVTVWTGVRDAFETAGLGRTVPLDVNFRSVPGVLGMVDATVGPLLDRPIGGGALQAFEISYLPVEPSRQGDGAAVELLAVHTPKGVNSGARRAAEAEAVAARAVELNAEGVPWGKMAVLLAATTDLDTYEAALRRAGVPTYALAAEGFYERREVLDLLLALETLRDPQDDRALLGFFRSPFVGLKDETLFDIARQAQQPYWNHLDGVAVGEQKLLEWGRALVREHAALRDRIPTHGLLERLLDRSGYRAHLVALGRERSQALANVRKLVGMARGLRDLSAGDFLRVVREISERGDREGDARLFSQGEDVVTITTIHSAKGLEWDVVFWCDLARARDNKTPRMVLGREAIALKDPDVSKTEGQPAAYRALLAQDRVEDDAERKRLWYVAMTRAKDRLILAGFGTERMPVGCPGAAILGELGVEELAGGEPVAYRDHKGNSYEAPVRMVTAGGSAAAAGTADGDESADDDESADDDESASSRGGRAGILAARDPFIAAPVPPFAPPLAAVPGRPRHSATELMLFTRCERRHWFRYVAGLREPEVKRTGAEFTNAVARGQIVHDVLEHLAAEEEFGELLDAAIGRWDETAPPPDTVPGRRYRDELAKIIKTVSSRPDYRALADAPEHRNELPFLLITGPDAFVEGKIDLAAAAGDGLAALDVKTGGGDAEAAHRKAERYALQRDVYVSALDALSGRPVERFAFLFA encoded by the coding sequence ATGAATCGGCCCACGCCGCGCCAATGGGACGCGATCCGCGCGGTCGACGAGCACCTCCTCGTTACCGCTGGTGCCGGCACCGGCAAGACCACCACCGTTGTCGGCCGCATTCTCTATCTGGTCGGCGCCGAGATCGAAGGCGAGCGCCTTGCCGAGGAGCGTCGCGTAAGTCTGCGTGACATCGCCGCCATAACCTTCACGAACGCCGCCGCCGCCGATCTCAAGGCAAAGCTCCGGACGGAGCTGCGTGCCGCCGGCTTGGGCGACGTCGCATACGAGGTCGACGGCGCCCGCATCGGCACCATCCACGGCTTCTGCGGCGCCATCCTGCGCGAGTTCGCGCTCCGCACCCATCGCAATCCCGCGATGCGCGTGCTCGAGGAAGGCGAAGGCGCGGCGTTCGTGGCCGAAACGGTCCACGAGGCGGTGCTTCAGGCGCTCGAGGACGACGATGTGCCCGGCATCAATGAGCTGTTCTCCGTCTGGACCGTGGGCGAGGTCGAGGATTGGCTCTGCGACCTCGCGGCAGACGGCATGCGTCTCGACCGGATCGCGGCAAAGGCCGGAGAGCTGGGGCCGCTCGAGCGTACCGTGGTCAAGCTCGCGAACCTCGCTCGGACCGCGGTCGAGCAGCGGCTGCTGCGAACGTCGAGCGTGGACTTCGGTCGGATGATCGCCTGGACCCGCGATCTCCTTGGCGGTTATCCGCTGGCGCGCCGGGCGCTCCAGCGGCGCATTCACACGCTCATCGTGGATGAGTTCCAGGACGTGGATCCGGTGCAACAGGAGATCGCGTGGCTCCTGGGCGAACCCGAATCGCGCCGCGCCGACACCACGCGACTCATGCTGGTAGGTGACCCCAAGCAGAGCATTTACCGATTCCGCCGCGCCGACGTGACCGTGTGGACCGGCGTGCGGGACGCATTCGAGACCGCGGGCCTCGGCCGCACCGTTCCGCTGGATGTCAACTTCCGCTCGGTGCCCGGCGTCCTCGGCATGGTGGACGCGACGGTGGGCCCGCTGCTTGACCGACCCATCGGCGGCGGCGCGTTGCAGGCGTTCGAGATCAGCTATCTGCCGGTCGAGCCGAGCCGCCAGGGCGACGGCGCAGCCGTCGAGCTGCTTGCGGTGCACACGCCGAAGGGCGTCAACTCGGGCGCGCGGCGTGCCGCCGAGGCCGAGGCGGTGGCAGCGCGCGCCGTCGAGCTCAACGCCGAGGGTGTGCCTTGGGGGAAAATGGCCGTGCTGCTCGCGGCGACGACCGACCTCGACACCTACGAGGCCGCGCTCCGTCGCGCCGGCGTCCCCACCTACGCGCTCGCGGCCGAGGGATTCTACGAGCGGCGCGAGGTACTCGACCTCCTGCTTGCACTCGAGACGCTGCGCGACCCGCAGGACGACCGCGCACTCTTGGGCTTTTTCCGGAGCCCCTTCGTGGGGCTCAAGGACGAGACGCTGTTCGACATCGCACGCCAGGCACAGCAGCCGTACTGGAACCATCTCGATGGGGTCGCGGTGGGCGAGCAGAAATTGCTGGAGTGGGGCAGGGCGCTCGTCCGCGAGCACGCAGCGCTCCGCGACCGCATCCCTACGCATGGGTTGCTGGAGCGCCTGCTCGACCGGAGCGGCTACCGCGCGCACCTCGTGGCGCTCGGCCGAGAGCGGAGCCAGGCGCTTGCCAACGTCCGAAAGCTGGTTGGCATGGCGCGCGGGCTTCGCGATCTCAGCGCCGGCGACTTCCTGCGCGTCGTGCGCGAGATCAGCGAGCGGGGCGACCGCGAGGGCGACGCGCGGCTCTTCAGCCAGGGCGAGGACGTGGTCACGATTACCACGATTCATAGCGCCAAGGGACTCGAATGGGACGTGGTGTTCTGGTGCGACCTCGCGCGGGCAAGGGACAACAAGACGCCGCGCATGGTCCTCGGGCGCGAAGCGATCGCGCTCAAGGACCCCGACGTGTCGAAGACGGAAGGGCAGCCGGCGGCGTACCGCGCCCTCCTCGCACAGGACCGTGTGGAGGACGACGCCGAGCGGAAGCGGCTCTGGTACGTAGCGATGACCCGGGCGAAGGACCGGCTCATACTCGCGGGATTCGGGACCGAGCGGATGCCGGTCGGATGCCCGGGCGCGGCGATTCTCGGCGAGCTGGGGGTGGAGGAGTTGGCTGGTGGTGAGCCGGTCGCGTACCGCGATCACAAGGGCAACTCGTACGAGGCGCCGGTGCGGATGGTAACGGCCGGCGGGAGCGCGGCCGCGGCCGGGACGGCAGACGGCGACGAGAGCGCTGACGATGACGAGAGCGCTGACGATGACGAGAGCGCGAGCAGCCGCGGCGGGCGCGCCGGGATCCTGGCCGCTCGCGATCCGTTTATCGCCGCACCCGTTCCGCCGTTCGCACCGCCGCTCGCCGCCGTGCCCGGCCGCCCGCGCCACTCGGCCACCGAGCTCATGCTGTTCACCCGCTGCGAGCGGCGCCACTGGTTCCGCTACGTCGCCGGCCTGCGCGAGCCCGAGGTGAAGCGCACCGGCGCCGAGTTTACCAACGCCGTCGCGCGAGGACAGATCGTGCACGACGTGTTGGAGCACCTCGCCGCGGAGGAGGAGTTCGGCGAGCTGCTCGACGCGGCGATCGGCCGGTGGGACGAGACGGCGCCACCGCCGGACACAGTGCCGGGGCGGCGATACCGCGACGAGCTGGCCAAAATCATCAAGACGGTGAGCAGCCGCCCCGACTACCGCGCGCTGGCCGACGCGCCGGAGCATCGGAACGAGCTGCCGTTCCTCCTCATCACCGGGCCCGATGCGTTCGTCGAAGGGAAGATCGACCTCGCTGCGGCCGCGGGCGATGGACTCGCGGCGCTCGACGTGAAGACCGGCGGCGGCGATGCCGAGGCGGCGCACCGCAAGGCGGAGCGGTACGCGCTCCAGCGCGATGTGTACGTAAGCGCGCTCGACGCCCTCAGCGGGCGGCCGGTCGAGCGCTTTGCCTTTCTCTTTGC